The Nocardia sp. NBC_01503 sequence GAAGCCCTCGCCCTCGAGTTCGACCGGTGCGCCGTGCTCATCGGTGCCGGTGACCTTCGCCCACTCCGCGCGCCCGGTGGGGAACTGCTCACCCGGAACCGAGAGGCAGCCCTCCTCGTCGTCATCGGGATCGGGCATGGTCTCGGGAATCTCGGAGGTCTCCAGCACCGGATTGATCACCGCACCGCGACGCCGCACCACGGTGCCGTCGGGCCCCTCGTCGGGGCAGTCGTAGACGAACAGTCGCAGCGGTACGCCGACCTGATTGGCGGCCAAACCGACACCGTGCGCGGCGTCCAGGGTTTCGTACATGTCCGCGATCAACTCGGCCAGTTCCTCGGGTGTCTGCGTGACCTTCTCGGTCGGGTTGTGCAGAACCGGGTCGCCGACGATGACGATCGGGAGAATAGCCATGCCACAAAGCCTACTGGGCATCCTCGCGGCACCCGCCGCGAGCCCAGACCTGCAAGTTCGTGGCCCGCCCCCGGATCTGGACTGACGGAGCGGGGGAGCGCAGCGGAGGAGCGGAGGAGGGAAGATCCGGGGTTACAGGGCCACGAACCGCCGGAGCGCAGCGGAGGCAAATAGACACAGCGAAGCGGAGGCCATTAACAGAGACACGCCGGGGTTTGTTTGCCAAAACACGCCGAACGGTACGCGCCGCGATGTCTGCGCCGCGTGGTTGAATGGGCGGCGGACACAGCACCATATTCGTCTGGTGACCACTCGGCGAGGGAGCACTATGGACAGCGCAGCGGCCCGGAACATTTCCGCAAGCGGGGACGGCCCTTCCGTGAGCGCGGATATCGCGGCCGACATCACCGCACCGGACGCCGATGGCGCACACGGCCTCTCGCGACGTGAACTCGACATTCTCGATTTCGAGCGCAAATGGTGGAAGTACGCCGGTGCGAAGGAAGAAGCCATCCGGGAGCTGTTCGATCTCTCGGCCACCCGCTACTACCAGGTCCTCAATACCGTGGTGGACCGGCCCGAAGCCCTCGCCGCGGACCCCATGCTGGTGAAACGCCTGCGCCGGCTGCGTGCCAGCCGCCAGAAGACCAGGGCCGCACGCCGTCTCGGATTCCAGGTGTGAACCGCCCGGACCCGTCGCAGCGATTAGGCTCCACGCCGTGAGCACTCCGAATTCGCCGTCCGGCGGCCCGCCGCTGCGGGCGCTGGCCATGGTGTTGATCGCGCTGGCCATCGTCTTCGCCGGAATCGGCGCGATGTCGCTGTCGAGCTCGGACTCCTCCGACGCCGAGGCGTCCAGCACATCCGCCACAACTGTGGCGAGTACCACTGCGGCGCCGGGGGTTTCATCATCATCGCCGCCGGTGGTGGCCGCTTCGCCGCCGAGCAGCGCCGCCTCGGCGACCACCACACCGCCCAGCACCACCGCCCCGCCGCCGACCACCACGGCCGCCGCCGGCGTCGACAAGTCCGTTCCCGTACGGGTTCTCAACAACAGCATGGTCGCGGGCCTGGCCGCCAAGACCGCGAACGATCTCACCGCCGACGGCTGGAATATCGCCGAGACCGGTAACTACGGCGCCGGTGTCATCCCGAAAACCACTGTGTACTACGGCAGTTCGGCCTCGGAGAAGGCCGCGGCGCAGGCCATCGCCGCCCAGCTCGGCGTCAGTGCCGAGCCGCGATTCGCCGGAATCATCGACAGCCCGCCCGGAGTCATCGTCATCGTCACGGGCAACTGATCCGCTTGTGAGTGGCAACCGCTGGGCTCCCGAACACCCGGCCAGCCCCTGCGGGGGAGTGGGTCACGGCTCTGGCATCATCTTGTCCGAGTAGTAATCATGTCCACGCAGCTTTCTTTAAACTCGGACTCGTAAAGGAGTTCCCCGATGGCCCCGTCCACAACTCGTCGCCCGTCCTGGTGGACTGTGACCCCGGTGCTCGCGGTCGCGGTCCTCGGTATCGCAGGCTGCTCGAACGGCCAGGAATCGAGCGACGTCAAGGGGACGACCCCGCCGGTCTTCACCAGCTCTCCCGCACCGGCAGGTACCGAACACGGTGGGCTCACCAACCCGCCGACCGACTCCGTCAGCGCCACGCTGAAGGATTCGAACGGCCAGACCGTCGGCACCGCCACCTTCGGCAAGGTCGGCAACCACCTCGAGGTCACGGTCGAGGCGCACGGCCTCAAGCCGGGCTTCCACGGCCTGCACGTGCACCAGATCGGCAAGTGTGAGCCGAATTCCGTCGCTCCCACCGGTGGCGCGGCCGGCGATTTCCTCTCCGCCGGTGGCCACTTCCAGTCCGGTGATCAGAACGCGCATCCGGCCAGCGGTGACCTCACCTCCCTCGAGGTCAAGCAGGACGGCACCGCCAAGCTGGTCACCACCACGGACGCCGTCACCCTGGACGAGCTCAAGGGCAAGGCCCTGATGATCCATGCGGGTGCGGACAACTTCGGCAATATTCCGAGTCGCTACACCCAGGCCGGTGGCGCCGCCGGGCCGGACGCCGAAACGCTGGCGACCGGCGACGCGGGCGCTCGTGTCGCCTGCGGCGTAGTCGCATAACCCATAGGTGAACCATGGCCGGGGCAGGCATTTCGAAGGTCCACTTCAACAGTTCGCCTCGGCCCACGCTCGGCGTGGAGTGGGAGGTCGCGCTCGTCGACAAGACGACGCGCGACCTTTCCAATACGGCCGCAGCGGTTTTCGAGGCCTGCGGTGATCTTCGCTCCTGGGACGGTCATCCGCAGATCACCAAGGAGCTGCTGCGCAATACCGTCGAACTCGTCTCCGGTAAGCATGACAATGTCGGCGAGGTCGTCGACGAGCTGCACGCCACCATGGACGCGGTGCGCCGTGCCGCGGACCCCTTGGGCGTCGATCTGTTCTGCGCCGGGACGCATCCGTTCGCGCAGTGGTCGACCCAACAGCTCACGCGCAGTCCGCATTACGACGAATTGATCGAGCGCACCCAGTGGTGGGGGCGGCAGATGCTGATCTGGGGCGTGCACGTGCACGTCGGAATCTCCCACCAGGAGAAGGTCTTTCCGATCCTGAACTCGCTGCTGCTGTCCTATCCGCATCTGCTCGCGCTCTCGAGCTCCTCGCCCATGTGGGCGGGTGTGGACACCGGTTATGCCAGCAACCGCGCCCTCATGTTCCAGCAGCTGCCCACCGCCGGACTGCCCTTCCAATTCGAAAACTGGACGCAGTTCGAGGCTTTCGCGCACGACCAGATGAAAACCGGTGTGTTCGAACAGATCGGCGGCATGCACTGGGACATCCGGCCCGCACCCAAATGGGGCACCATCGAGGTGCGCGTCTGCGACGGCACCCCCAGCCGGTCCGAACTCTCCGCCATCGTGGCGCTCATCCACTGTCTCATCGTGGATCTGGACCGCCGTGTCGAATCCGGCGAAACCCTGCCGACCATCCCGCCCTGGCATGTCCAGGAGAACAAATGGCGAGCCGCCCGCTACGGGCTGGACGCCATCATCATCACCGACGCCGCCAGCAATGAACGCCTGGTGACCGATGATCTGATGGACCTGCTGAACCGCCTCGAGCCCACCGCCAAGAGCCTGGGCTGCGAGAACGAACTCGCACTGGTCGCCGATATCCCCAAGCGCGGGGCCTCATATCAGCGGCAGCGGCGGGTGGCCGCGGCCAACCAGGGTGATCTGGTCAGCGTCGTCGATTCACTCGTCACCGAACTGGCCCAGTAGGGCCACACGGGAACTGGCACAGTAGAACTCGGCCGAGCCCATCCATTTCCGCGAGGTGTGATTTCGGTTACGCCGAGTTGAACGGCGTACGCACTGGCCAGGGGTGACCCGGCCGCGACCGGGGCTCGCCCGGCCGGACCCGCGCCCGATGTTCAGCTGGCGCGGGAGCTCGCGTTCATGCGACGTTTACTATGGCTTGGTGTTGCTCGACGGTCCGCGTTCCGAAGTGGTGGGTGGAGCACGCCGGACCTTTTGGCTGCCCTCACGGCGCCTGCAGCTCGCGGCGTTGCTGACCGCCGTCCCGATGCTGCTCATCGGATTGCAGTTGATCGCCGCGCACAATCACTTCCTCGGACCCCTGGAGAGCCTCTGGGCCGACTACGCGGGCACCCCGAAATCGGTCACCGTGCCGTGGGCCGGACTCGGGCTCGCGCTCATCGGCCTGAATTGGCGGCGGCGATTCATCGCCGTCGGCGCGGCGGCCGCCATCGACCTGGTGTACCAGGTGATCCGCACCCTCGGTGGCGGACCGCTCGCCCTGGGTAACGGCCCCGTCATCGTGCTCACCGGCATCGTGTTGATCGCCAACTTCGGCTGGGAGGGCAAGGACAAGCGCAATGCCCTGCACGCCGCGGCGCTCGGCATTCTGCTCACACTCTCGAGCAAAGTCGCCGAGGTGTGGCTGGTCATCACCATGATGGCCGGGCCGCAGGTGCTGGACGAACACGTCGTGCTGGTCGACCGCGCGCTCGGCAATCCGTCCTGGGTCATGGGCCAGGTGCTCGAAACCCTCGGTCCGGTAGCCGAATTCATCCTGCACTGGGTCTATATCGAACTGCCTGTCGGCGCGATGATCGTCACCATCTGGCAGCTGCGCAATGTGGTCCGGACCGGCGTATGGCCCGGGCACTACCTGGTGCGCACCTTCCTGGTCGTCGGCCTGATCGGCCCGATCTTCTACGTGATCTTCCCGGTGGTCGGCCCCATCTTCGCCTACGGCGCGGACGGGCACGGCTTCGCGCTCGGCAACTACTGGCCGAATGTGGTGCCGCCCATCGACCTTTCGCCCGGGGCCATTCCCTTCGGCACCATCGCACCGCGCAACTGCATGCCCTCACTGCACACCGCGTGGGCGCTCTCGATCTTCATCCACTCGCGCCGCGATGCCGACGGTTCACCCGCACCGGCCTGGCTGCGCTGGGGCGGTACGTTCTGGCTGCTCGCCACCCTCTCGGCCACCCTCGGATTCGGCTATCACTACGGTGCGGATCTGGTGGTCGGCGCGGTGCTGTGCATGACCATCGAATCCGGCCTGCGCGATCCGGCCCGCGGCTGGGACCGGGCCCGGATCCAGCTCGTCGCGGGCGGCGCCGTGCTGGTGGCGGTGCTGCTACTGGGCTACCGGTACCTCTCGGTCGAGATCGCCCAGAACCCGGTGCCGGCCGGAGTCATGATTCTCGGACTGCTGGCGGGCTATGCCACCGCCTTCTACCGCACCTGGTTCGCGACCACGCCCGCCCCCGCCGCGGTCGGCGCGGCAGCTCACGCCTGAGCCGCCGCCTCGCCGGTATCGCCGCCGGGTGCGGTCGCCGCGGAGCGATTGCGCCGCAGGGCGTACAGGCCACCGATACAACCGATGACGATCAGGCTCGCCGTCCAGCCGGGCGCGGACGTATCCTCCGACACCACCGTGCACACCACGGCCTTGCTCGAGTCCTGCATGGCGTAGTGCCCGCGCGCCACATAGTCGCGCAGACCCAGCACCGCCGACGGAATGAAGATGACCATGGTGGCCAGTACCCGATTCGGCA is a genomic window containing:
- the sodC gene encoding superoxide dismutase[Cu-Zn], translating into MAPSTTRRPSWWTVTPVLAVAVLGIAGCSNGQESSDVKGTTPPVFTSSPAPAGTEHGGLTNPPTDSVSATLKDSNGQTVGTATFGKVGNHLEVTVEAHGLKPGFHGLHVHQIGKCEPNSVAPTGGAAGDFLSAGGHFQSGDQNAHPASGDLTSLEVKQDGTAKLVTTTDAVTLDELKGKALMIHAGADNFGNIPSRYTQAGGAAGPDAETLATGDAGARVACGVVA
- a CDS encoding phosphatase PAP2 family protein, giving the protein MLLDGPRSEVVGGARRTFWLPSRRLQLAALLTAVPMLLIGLQLIAAHNHFLGPLESLWADYAGTPKSVTVPWAGLGLALIGLNWRRRFIAVGAAAAIDLVYQVIRTLGGGPLALGNGPVIVLTGIVLIANFGWEGKDKRNALHAAALGILLTLSSKVAEVWLVITMMAGPQVLDEHVVLVDRALGNPSWVMGQVLETLGPVAEFILHWVYIELPVGAMIVTIWQLRNVVRTGVWPGHYLVRTFLVVGLIGPIFYVIFPVVGPIFAYGADGHGFALGNYWPNVVPPIDLSPGAIPFGTIAPRNCMPSLHTAWALSIFIHSRRDADGSPAPAWLRWGGTFWLLATLSATLGFGYHYGADLVVGAVLCMTIESGLRDPARGWDRARIQLVAGGAVLVAVLLLGYRYLSVEIAQNPVPAGVMILGLLAGYATAFYRTWFATTPAPAAVGAAAHA
- a CDS encoding peptide deformylase — encoded protein: MAILPIVIVGDPVLHNPTEKVTQTPEELAELIADMYETLDAAHGVGLAANQVGVPLRLFVYDCPDEGPDGTVVRRRGAVINPVLETSEIPETMPDPDDDEEGCLSVPGEQFPTGRAEWAKVTGTDEHGAPVELEGEGFFARMLQHETGHLDGFLYVDVLMGRYARGAKKAIKRNGWGTPGLSWIPGTVPDPFGHDD
- a CDS encoding DUF3263 domain-containing protein; this translates as MDSAAARNISASGDGPSVSADIAADITAPDADGAHGLSRRELDILDFERKWWKYAGAKEEAIRELFDLSATRYYQVLNTVVDRPEALAADPMLVKRLRRLRASRQKTRAARRLGFQV
- a CDS encoding glutamate--cysteine ligase: MAGAGISKVHFNSSPRPTLGVEWEVALVDKTTRDLSNTAAAVFEACGDLRSWDGHPQITKELLRNTVELVSGKHDNVGEVVDELHATMDAVRRAADPLGVDLFCAGTHPFAQWSTQQLTRSPHYDELIERTQWWGRQMLIWGVHVHVGISHQEKVFPILNSLLLSYPHLLALSSSSPMWAGVDTGYASNRALMFQQLPTAGLPFQFENWTQFEAFAHDQMKTGVFEQIGGMHWDIRPAPKWGTIEVRVCDGTPSRSELSAIVALIHCLIVDLDRRVESGETLPTIPPWHVQENKWRAARYGLDAIIITDAASNERLVTDDLMDLLNRLEPTAKSLGCENELALVADIPKRGASYQRQRRVAAANQGDLVSVVDSLVTELAQ
- a CDS encoding LytR C-terminal domain-containing protein yields the protein MSTPNSPSGGPPLRALAMVLIALAIVFAGIGAMSLSSSDSSDAEASSTSATTVASTTAAPGVSSSSPPVVAASPPSSAASATTTPPSTTAPPPTTTAAAGVDKSVPVRVLNNSMVAGLAAKTANDLTADGWNIAETGNYGAGVIPKTTVYYGSSASEKAAAQAIAAQLGVSAEPRFAGIIDSPPGVIVIVTGN